From Microscilla marina ATCC 23134, one genomic window encodes:
- a CDS encoding WD40/YVTN/BNR-like repeat-containing protein, producing MKKHWIWCLLLVGLLSGCDKNKYILGEFITIQHEHISLPTKEHLRSISFPDERHGYIAGDGGVIFKTTDGGITWQDISRSDVTPINKIIFTSAQVGFIALKQKALLKTTDGGNSWIEVEPFSGNLRDIRFVGNTGYAIINGVDRNTNQEDEGCALLKSTDGGDSWSHMLGVSKPCWGMSVVDADKVYFVSEDEVVFRTLDGGNTLEPWNDRKVGYNYNAIYVFGDKSYYTVGDLAILNYYGSSLNTEARKNFYALYDIDFHSNRGIAVGKRSVFMGTYNPDNNEANKQKWVQVFSSDATTFLYTYLDVEFSNANDVYAVGEEGILTKFNYNSLWQGL from the coding sequence ATGAAAAAACATTGGATTTGGTGTTTGTTGCTTGTAGGTCTGCTTTCGGGCTGCGACAAAAACAAATACATACTAGGCGAATTTATCACCATTCAACATGAGCATATTAGCTTGCCCACCAAAGAACACTTACGTAGCATTAGTTTTCCTGATGAGCGGCACGGCTATATTGCTGGAGACGGTGGAGTCATATTTAAAACTACAGATGGAGGCATTACTTGGCAAGACATTTCACGTAGTGATGTTACTCCTATCAACAAAATTATATTTACCAGTGCACAAGTAGGATTCATTGCTCTTAAGCAGAAAGCACTGCTTAAAACTACCGACGGAGGCAATAGTTGGATAGAAGTAGAGCCTTTTTCTGGCAACCTGCGAGACATACGTTTTGTGGGCAATACAGGCTATGCCATAATCAATGGCGTAGACAGAAACACTAACCAAGAGGATGAAGGTTGCGCCCTTTTGAAAAGTACAGATGGAGGAGACTCTTGGTCTCATATGCTAGGCGTATCAAAACCTTGCTGGGGTATGTCAGTTGTTGATGCTGATAAAGTATACTTTGTTTCTGAAGATGAAGTGGTTTTTCGCACCCTTGACGGAGGCAATACCCTTGAGCCTTGGAACGATCGCAAAGTAGGTTATAACTATAACGCGATCTATGTGTTTGGCGATAAAAGCTATTATACGGTAGGCGACTTGGCTATATTAAATTACTATGGTAGCTCGCTCAACACTGAGGCTAGGAAGAATTTTTACGCCTTGTACGACATAGATTTTCACAGCAACCGAGGCATAGCTGTTGGCAAGCGTTCGGTATTTATGGGCACCTATAACCCTGATAACAACGAAGCTAACAAACAAAAATGGGTACAGGTGTTTTCTTCTGATGCCACCACTTTTTTGTATACCTACCTTGATGTAGAGTTTAGCAACGCAAACGATGTATACGCGGTAGGTGAAGAAGGTATATTGACAAAATTTAACTATAATTCGTTATGGCAAGGGCTTTAA